One Pradoshia eiseniae DNA segment encodes these proteins:
- a CDS encoding DUF421 domain-containing protein, giving the protein MDEVSFGLIALKIVIGFISLFIVLAITGRIGVSQLTSIHFVFILLLDDFLGHIIYEKNENILEYLFAVSLWTLFMLGIQTVSRKFPRLRQFLQGRPYSIIQNGQLDREEIRKARLDVNQVMSLLRKQGIFSVREVEFGLLEPDGMLSVALKASHRNPTMEDLNLSGKKITLPIPLIIDGKIMRKSLYEAGFDEDWMYQELKKSGHGDEKEIFYAEWDQNSGFYVSAK; this is encoded by the coding sequence GTGGATGAGGTGAGTTTTGGGTTAATTGCCTTAAAAATTGTTATCGGATTTATCAGCTTATTTATCGTGCTTGCCATTACGGGAAGAATTGGGGTATCTCAATTAACCTCGATTCATTTTGTGTTTATTTTACTATTGGACGATTTTTTAGGTCATATCATCTATGAAAAGAATGAGAACATCCTCGAATACTTATTTGCTGTCAGCTTATGGACGCTTTTCATGCTTGGTATCCAGACGGTTTCGCGGAAATTTCCGAGGCTGAGGCAATTTCTGCAGGGAAGGCCATATAGCATCATCCAGAATGGCCAGCTGGACCGGGAGGAAATCAGAAAAGCGAGATTAGATGTCAATCAAGTCATGAGCCTATTGAGGAAGCAAGGCATCTTTTCAGTGCGAGAAGTCGAATTTGGCTTATTGGAGCCTGATGGAATGTTAAGTGTGGCGTTAAAGGCCAGCCATCGAAATCCAACGATGGAGGATTTAAATCTATCTGGCAAAAAAATTACGCTGCCAATTCCGCTCATTATAGATGGGAAAATAATGAGAAAATCCTTGTACGAGGCCGGATTTGATGAAGATTGGATGTATCAGGAGCTGAAAAAAAGCGGGCACGGAGATGAGAAAGAGATATTTTATGCTGAATGGGATCAAAATAGCGGTTTTTATGTGTCCGCTAAATAA